A genomic segment from Hymenobacter cellulosilyticus encodes:
- a CDS encoding recombinase family protein, which translates to MQRNAREHPANRQAAQLATLLREKGQTLEEIAVTLNRTGYRTRRGKDFHATSVWRLLNGEPLARTAWFADADSSAANR; encoded by the coding sequence ATGCAGCGTAATGCGCGTGAGCACCCGGCCAACCGGCAGGCAGCCCAGCTGGCTACCCTGCTGCGCGAGAAAGGACAGACCTTGGAGGAGATCGCTGTCACGCTTAACCGCACGGGCTATCGAACCCGGCGAGGCAAAGACTTTCATGCGACCTCCGTATGGCGTCTACTAAATGGTGAGCCATTGGCTAGGACAGCTTGGTTCGCCGATGCGGATAGCAGCGCAGCCAACAGATAA
- a CDS encoding SDR family oxidoreductase: protein MATSNQTILITGASTGIGLATARYFAQRGWQVVATMRTPNKAPADLHTLANVLVLPLDVLDVASIAAAVAAALHAFGRLDVLFNNAGYALAGAFEALSPVQVQQQFNTNVYGVMNVTRAVLPHFRERKQGLILTTTSVGGHIAFPLYSVYNATKFALEGFMEGLQYEVKQFNIQVRTIVPGTVRTDFTVAIQYVPAPAYDPYAQRVHEQTLASYAHAATPESVARVVFAAATRGGTSARVLAGSQPKLVYLLRWLLPHRVFAGLLNRTNGGK from the coding sequence ATGGCTACTTCAAACCAAACGATTCTCATTACCGGCGCTTCCACCGGCATTGGTCTGGCTACCGCCCGCTACTTTGCCCAACGCGGCTGGCAGGTCGTGGCCACCATGCGCACCCCGAACAAGGCACCCGCTGACTTGCATACGCTGGCCAATGTGCTGGTGCTGCCGCTCGACGTGCTGGACGTGGCCAGCATTGCGGCCGCCGTAGCGGCGGCGCTGCACGCCTTCGGCCGCCTGGATGTGCTCTTTAACAATGCCGGCTATGCCCTGGCCGGCGCCTTTGAGGCCCTTAGCCCCGTGCAGGTGCAGCAGCAGTTTAACACGAATGTGTACGGGGTGATGAACGTGACGCGGGCGGTGCTGCCCCATTTCCGCGAACGCAAGCAGGGGCTCATTCTGACCACTACATCCGTGGGCGGGCACATTGCCTTCCCGCTCTACAGTGTCTACAACGCCACCAAATTTGCCCTGGAGGGCTTCATGGAGGGATTGCAGTACGAAGTAAAGCAGTTCAACATCCAGGTGCGCACCATCGTGCCGGGCACGGTGCGCACCGATTTTACAGTCGCCATCCAGTACGTCCCTGCCCCGGCCTACGACCCCTATGCTCAGCGGGTGCACGAGCAAACGCTGGCCAGCTACGCCCACGCGGCCACGCCGGAGTCGGTGGCCCGCGTCGTGTTCGCAGCGGCCACCCGAGGTGGCACGTCGGCCCGCGTGTTGGCCGGCTCACAGCCCAAACTGGTGTACTTGCTGCGCTGGCTGCTACCCCACCGGGTCTTCGCGGGCCTCCTCAACCGCACCAACGGCGGCAAGTAG
- a CDS encoding cupin domain-containing protein, giving the protein MRPISVRTLDPQAGPALSVMGDTYRTVASGAQTDGAYAIIDMLVPPGGGPGPHAHALIQETFYVIAGEVVVRSETQTYTARQGAVVEIPKGGAIHSFRNVSDSLAHLLCVVVPAGLDDFFAEIGQPVAAGQFLPTPDLSPEDLKKLQAIAARRGQEVFPPDYLTKTEP; this is encoded by the coding sequence ATGCGTCCTATTTCCGTTAGAACCCTTGACCCGCAGGCTGGCCCCGCACTATCGGTGATGGGCGACACCTACCGCACCGTGGCCAGCGGGGCCCAGACCGATGGCGCGTACGCGATTATCGACATGTTGGTGCCGCCCGGTGGCGGACCGGGTCCCCACGCTCATGCGCTCATTCAGGAAACCTTCTATGTAATAGCGGGCGAAGTCGTAGTCCGGTCAGAAACGCAGACCTACACCGCTCGTCAAGGGGCCGTGGTCGAGATTCCCAAGGGTGGTGCCATCCATAGCTTCCGTAACGTATCAGACTCGCTGGCGCATCTGCTGTGCGTGGTCGTACCAGCGGGGTTAGATGATTTCTTTGCCGAAATCGGCCAGCCCGTAGCGGCCGGCCAGTTTTTGCCCACGCCCGACCTAAGCCCGGAGGACCTGAAAAAACTCCAGGCCATTGCCGCCCGACGCGGCCAGGAAGTATTTCCGCCGGACTATCTCACCAAAACGGAGCCGTAA
- a CDS encoding DUF1772 domain-containing protein, translated as MSPSWSSWLVAVALLSSGVVYGVDVFFALVARPALRRVDETSLTQVLGHLHAVADARMPLFGATALLTTGGLFFTVGGWPTLPGRLALLALAGLLTQLAAYVLVAQPVNKRQTAAATYRHTPPDARALQDRWDSVIGLRAGALTLALAALIGVALHLPQ; from the coding sequence ATGAGCCCGTCTTGGTCTTCCTGGCTGGTGGCCGTGGCCTTACTCAGCAGCGGCGTCGTGTACGGCGTCGACGTCTTCTTTGCCCTCGTCGCTCGCCCGGCCCTGCGGCGGGTCGACGAGACCAGTCTCACGCAGGTGCTGGGTCACCTGCACGCCGTGGCGGATGCCCGCATGCCTCTTTTCGGCGCCACGGCTTTGCTCACGACCGGCGGGCTCTTTTTTACAGTGGGCGGTTGGCCGACGCTGCCCGGCCGCCTCGCCTTGTTGGCCTTGGCTGGATTGCTGACGCAACTGGCCGCGTACGTGCTGGTCGCTCAGCCCGTCAACAAGCGCCAAACTGCCGCGGCAACCTACCGCCACACCCCACCGGATGCCCGCGCGTTGCAAGACCGCTGGGACAGCGTTATCGGTCTGCGGGCCGGGGCGCTTACCCTCGCCCTAGCGGCATTAATCGGGGTTGCCTTGCACTTGCCCCAGTAA
- a CDS encoding DUF4267 domain-containing protein, whose translation MNELEVRVAVALCRTNLFFPDASHPLPQPKSAPWPGHGIHWPALFTGPARGSRRLWRAPAPTDTHYAFHYAKGIRDVFSGLLLALFAGLGYDRPLAWVLLLGTLIPCVDLTVVRAQPTDSLALQMPHLLAIVLLLGLAASLFTMPRPASPAGAQLPEPLTRHAS comes from the coding sequence GTGAATGAGTTGGAGGTGAGGGTGGCCGTAGCTTTGTGCCGTACCAACCTCTTCTTCCCCGATGCGTCGCACCCTCTCCCGCAGCCTAAGTCTGCTCCTTGGCCTGGGCATGGTATTCATTGGCCTGCGCTTTTTACTGGCCCCGCGCGCGGGAGCCGAAGGCTTTGGCGTGCTCCTGCCCCGACCGACACGCACTACGCCTTCCACTACGCCAAAGGCATTCGCGACGTCTTCTCGGGCCTGCTGCTGGCCCTGTTCGCTGGCCTGGGCTACGACCGTCCCCTGGCCTGGGTGCTGCTACTCGGCACCTTAATTCCCTGCGTGGACCTAACCGTCGTGCGGGCCCAGCCCACTGACTCGCTCGCCCTGCAAATGCCCCATTTGCTAGCGATTGTCCTGCTGCTGGGTCTGGCGGCCTCCCTCTTCACCATGCCCCGCCCGGCCAGCCCGGCGGGGGCTCAGCTCCCGGAGCCGCTTACCCGGCACGCGTCATGA
- a CDS encoding Crp/Fnr family transcriptional regulator produces MHDLLLVTIRRFITLAPAEEALLRQWFVPEVVPKGGFFLQPGEVNLKVGFVLQGVFHYFQSGDDQRLTYYFGREQEFIGDYESFLSAQPAAHGIQALEEAHLLTISADNLQRLYREVREGERLGRLVAETLFVDMLRQLTSFYTDPPAQRYARFVRTYPDLLQRIPQYYIASYVGVQPQSLSRIRSRAAW; encoded by the coding sequence ATGCACGACCTGCTGCTCGTCACCATCCGCCGCTTCATTACCTTAGCCCCCGCTGAGGAAGCCCTGCTTCGGCAGTGGTTCGTGCCCGAAGTCGTGCCCAAGGGCGGCTTTTTCCTACAGCCGGGGGAGGTGAATCTCAAAGTGGGTTTCGTGCTGCAAGGTGTGTTTCACTACTTTCAAAGCGGCGACGACCAGCGGCTGACATATTACTTCGGCCGCGAGCAGGAATTTATCGGTGACTACGAGAGCTTCCTGTCGGCCCAGCCGGCCGCCCACGGCATCCAGGCCCTGGAGGAGGCCCACCTACTGACCATCTCCGCCGACAACCTGCAACGGCTTTATCGCGAGGTGCGGGAAGGCGAGCGGCTGGGACGCCTCGTCGCGGAGACTCTGTTCGTGGATATGTTGCGCCAGCTCACCTCGTTTTATACAGACCCACCTGCGCAACGCTATGCCCGCTTCGTGCGCACTTACCCCGACCTGCTACAGCGCATTCCGCAGTACTACATTGCCTCTTACGTCGGGGTCCAGCCGCAGTCACTGAGCCGGATTCGTAGCCGCGCGGCGTGGTAG